The following is a genomic window from Pelomonas sp. SE-A7.
AGGCGCCGTACAGCTGCTGCATCACGACCAGCCAGGCCAGCACGGCCGCGGCGGCCGGCGCCAGATCGACCTTGAGCCGGTTCAGCCGGTAGCTGTTGGCCAGGGACAGGCCCACCAGGGCGGGCACACCGCCGAAGAAGGCGGTCAGGAACAGCGCCTGCAGGCTGAACAGCGAGCGCCGTCTGCCGATCTCGGTCAGGCTGGGCCGCAGCAGGGCCTCGATGTCTGGCTCTCGACTCATGGTTCTCGCGTTGCTTGCTCGTTCTGGAGAATTCTGCGCGGCCTCCCTGGCTCTGCAGCGGCCGCGATTATTGCCGCTGGCGCCGGCGCCCTCAGCCCAGTTCCCGATGCAGCCAGGCCCGGGCCAGCGTCCAGTCCCGCTTGACCGTGGCCGGCGAGATGCCGAGCGCCTCGGCGATCTCCTCGTTTTCCAGTCCGCCGAAGAAGCGCAGCTCGACGACCTTGGCGGCACGGGCATCGACCTGCTCGAAGGCCAGCAAGGCCTCATGGACGGCGACCAGGTCGCGATCCGGCGGCAGGGCCAGCCGATCCAGGCTGGATAGCGTCAGCGGCACCAGCTCGGCCGCCCGCTTGTCGGCCCGGCGGGCCAGCTCATGGTTGACCAGGATGCGCCGCATCATCACGGCCGCCACGGCCATGAAGTGCCCGCGGTTGCGCCATTGCGTGCGCGTCTGCTCAGCCAGCCGGAACCAGGCCTCGTGCGACAGCGCCGTAGCCGACAAGGTATGCCCTGCCTCCTCGCGCCGCATCTGCGAACGGGCCAAGCGGCGCAGCTCGTCGTAAAGCAGGCTGAACAGCTGGTTGCCCACTTCGGCCGATCCGGCCTGCTGGGCATTCAGCCACTGCGTGATTTCGGCGAATTCAGGCGTGCTCATGCCGGGTCCGATGCTGCGCCTGTCGACGCATGAGCCTTTTGCGGCGCGCAGGCTGCGTAAGCAAACAGGAGCTCCTGTCGGGCTCGTCCATCCACGGAGATCGTCGCCATGCTGACCAAGTGCCCTGCCCCTCTGCCATTGACTCGTCTTGTCATCCTAATCGGTGCCGCCGCCCTGACCGCCTGCGGCGGTGGTGACCCGGAACCGGCCCCGACTCCAGCGCCAGCACCAGCACCAGCACCAGCACCAGCACCAGCACCTGCTCCTGCTCCTGCTCCTGCTCCTGCTCCTGCTCCTGCTCCTGCACCAGCACCAGCACCGGCACCTGCACCTGCACCTGCACCTGCACCTGCACCTGCACCTGCACCTGCACCGGCACCTGCACCGGCGAGCTATTCCAGCTACCTGGAGTTTGCAACCGCCGCCCCGACCACCCGGGCAGCCGCGCCGAGCGGCGCGCTGGCCTGGCTGGCTGGCAGTTTCTACGGTCGCAGCTCTAGCGGCCCCTGCTCGATCTTCATCAACGCCAACGGCAACGTGACAGCCACCCTGAACGGCAGTACACAAAGCGCCGCCCTGGACGGTGATGCCAATGACACCTGGTTCCAGCTGCCAGCCAACGCGATGAGCTTCGGGGTGAATGTCGCCGGCGCCGGGCAAGGCATCGCCCTGACCGGCTATGCAGGCCGCCTCGCCTTGGTGGAGGTGGTCGGCGTGCTCGACAAATGCGCCATCGCTTTCAAGTCGGATACGACGCTAGACATGACGCCGAGCAGCGTGCCACCGGTGCCGATCAAGTCGAGCGGCCTGTCAGCGGCCGACCTGCCCGCCTGGTTGCTGCGCCAGCATGTCGGTCACCTGGCGGGAACGCTGCTGGCACCACAAAGCCAGAGCGCCGCCTGCACGCTGGACGTGGCGGCGGACGGCAGCGTCACGCTGAGCGCCGCCGGAAGAAGCCTTGAGGCCAAGATCAGTGGCGGTCTGACCAGCGCCACGGGTGGCGACCGTGACAGCAGCGCGGCCTCGCGCCAGTCGGCCTATGCCGCCCTGACCGGTGCACGCGACTGGGTCTGGACGATCACCGGCCAAAGCCCGGCGGGCAGCGACACGGTCCAGATCGATGTGGAGCTCGCCTACACCGCCGCCCGCGCCCAGGTCAGCTACGCGATCGCGCAGGTCAAGCCAAGCGCCGGCGGCGCGGCCTCCCGCATCGAAGCCTGCTACTTCAACAACTGAACCGGCGGCAAGCCTGGGCTTGCCAGCATGTGAGGGCTCGCAGGCTGACCGACACTGAAGCGATGACTGAACCCCTGGACTGGAGCGCTGTCCGTCAGCTGTTCGACGCGGCGCTGGCCCTTCCGGCGAACGAACGCGAGGCCCATGTACGGGCCAGCGGCCGATCGCCGGCCGAACAGGCGGAAGCCCTGTCCCTGCTGGCACACAGCAGCGGCGGTGGCAACGACGACCCGGCCTTCATGGTCCAGCCCGCGGCCGCCATGACCGCAGGCCGGGTGGGCGAGCGGCTGGGGGCCTGGCAACTGGTGCGGCCACTGGGCGCCGGCGGCATGGGCGAGGTCTGGCTGGCACGCCGTGCTGACGGGGCCTATGAAGGCGAGGCGGCCGTCAAGCTCCTGCGTCGCGGCATGGACTCGGTCGCCGTGCTGCAGCGCTTTGCGCGCGAACGCCAGGCGCTGGCGCGACTGGACCATCCCCATATCGCCCGCCTGTTCGATGCCGGCCTGAGTGCCGAAGGCCTGCCCTATTTCGTGATGGAACGCGTAGACGGCCGACCCATCGACCAGGCCTGCGCCGAGCTGGCGCTGGAAGAGCGGCTGCGCCTGTTCCTGCAGCTGGCCGATGCGGTCTCGCATGCGCACCGTCACCTGCTCGTCCATCGCGACCTCAAGCCCGGCAACGTGCTCGTCACCGAAGCCAGGCAGGTCAAGCTGCTCGACTTCGGCATTGCCAAGGCACTGGACCCGCTGGACGATGCCCAGGCCGCCGAACAGACGCAGGCCGGCCAGCGGCCGTTCACCCCCAGCCATGCCAGCCCGGAGCAGGTGCGCGGCGATCCGGTCTCGACGGCCACCGACCTGTATTCGCTGGGCGTGCTGCTGTACCAGCTGCTGACCGGGCAGCGTCCCTATGGCCGAGGCGCCGGCAGCCCGGCCGAACTGGCCCGGGCCGTGCTCGAGGAATCGCCGACGCGTCCCTCGAGCCTGGATGCCGCCGCGGGCACGGATCCCGACCGCTGGTGGGCAACACGTCGCCGTCTGCAGGGCGACCTGGACAACATCCTGCTCAAGACGCTGGAGAAAGCCCCGGCCAGGCGCTATGCCAGCGTGGACCTTCTGGCCGAGGACTTGCGCGCGTTTCTGGAAGGCCGGCCGGTCAGCGCACATGCGCCGAGCCATCGCTATCTGCTCGAAAAGTTCGTGCGCCGGCACCGCATTCCCGTCGCCCTGGCTTCGCTAGCCCTGCTGTCGCTGCTGGGTGGCCTGGGCGTCAGCGCCTGGCAGACCCGGCAGGCGCAGCTGGCCCGCGACGAAGCGCGCGGCCAGCTGATGGCGGTCAAGCACATCATCAGCGAGCTGGTGTTTCGCTATGGCGACACCACCACCACCCTGCCGGGCGGCCCCAAGGCCCAGGAAGCCATGTTGCGCCAGACCCTGGAACAGCTCGAAGGCCTGACGAGGCAGAGTCCGACCGATGAAGACCTGCAGCTGCTGGTCGCCTCCACCCTGGGTCGCATCGCCGAATTGCAGGGCAACCAGACCCTCGCTTCACCCGAGCGCGCCAGCGAAGCTCAGGCCACCGTCCAGCGCGCCTTGTCGATGGCCGAACCGCTTTGGGCAAAGCATGCGCAGGACTGGCGATTCGCGCTCTGGCATGTGCGCACGCTGGCGATCCATGCCCAGCTGCAACAGCTGCAGGGTGATCCCGCGGCCGGCGTCAGTTCCCTGCGCCAGGCGCTCGCACGCACAGGCGAAGTGCTCGACCGCGAGTCCCAGCCCGTGGCGCGGGCCCATCTGCTCGCGGCACGAGCCAACGCCACCTTGCTGCTGGCCCGGCTGCATGACCAGGTGAACGTCGCCAGCCTGAACAAGCCCCAGGAGGCGCTGGACTACTACCGCAAGGCCGAGGCCGACCTTCGCGCCATGCTGGAGGACCAGCGGCTGCTGACCGAGATCGAACGCACCGCCGTGCCGGGCGATCCGGCCACCGACGTCTATCTTCGACACCAGATCGGCACCGTGCTGGGCGGTCGCGCGCTGGTCTTCCTGCGCCAGGAGGATCTGCCCGCCATGCGCAAGGAGGCGGAGGCGGCCCTGGCCTTGCGGCGTGCCAACGTGGCGCGCGAGCCGCGCAATGCCACCTGGCGCGACGGCCTGATGGTGGAGGCCAACACGCTGGCCGTGGCGCTGATTCGGCTGGGCGACGCCG
Proteins encoded in this region:
- a CDS encoding ECF-type sigma factor is translated as MSTPEFAEITQWLNAQQAGSAEVGNQLFSLLYDELRRLARSQMRREEAGHTLSATALSHEAWFRLAEQTRTQWRNRGHFMAVAAVMMRRILVNHELARRADKRAAELVPLTLSSLDRLALPPDRDLVAVHEALLAFEQVDARAAKVVELRFFGGLENEEIAEALGISPATVKRDWTLARAWLHRELG
- a CDS encoding serine/threonine-protein kinase — encoded protein: MTEPLDWSAVRQLFDAALALPANEREAHVRASGRSPAEQAEALSLLAHSSGGGNDDPAFMVQPAAAMTAGRVGERLGAWQLVRPLGAGGMGEVWLARRADGAYEGEAAVKLLRRGMDSVAVLQRFARERQALARLDHPHIARLFDAGLSAEGLPYFVMERVDGRPIDQACAELALEERLRLFLQLADAVSHAHRHLLVHRDLKPGNVLVTEARQVKLLDFGIAKALDPLDDAQAAEQTQAGQRPFTPSHASPEQVRGDPVSTATDLYSLGVLLYQLLTGQRPYGRGAGSPAELARAVLEESPTRPSSLDAAAGTDPDRWWATRRRLQGDLDNILLKTLEKAPARRYASVDLLAEDLRAFLEGRPVSAHAPSHRYLLEKFVRRHRIPVALASLALLSLLGGLGVSAWQTRQAQLARDEARGQLMAVKHIISELVFRYGDTTTTLPGGPKAQEAMLRQTLEQLEGLTRQSPTDEDLQLLVASTLGRIAELQGNQTLASPERASEAQATVQRALSMAEPLWAKHAQDWRFALWHVRTLAIHAQLQQLQGDPAAGVSSLRQALARTGEVLDRESQPVARAHLLAARANATLLLARLHDQVNVASLNKPQEALDYYRKAEADLRAMLEDQRLLTEIERTAVPGDPATDVYLRHQIGTVLGGRALVFLRQEDLPAMRKEAEAALALRRANVAREPRNATWRDGLMVEANTLAVALIRLGDAEAALEAAQLSWDTAASLARDEGPASKWAGAAPLLAPQYGRALALNGRHAQALAVLERGIDFWAGVLAKGANPNAQRRKAWLEIHKARSLQALGQAEAAQRLTRQALAALQPLQQHPAQGRDSLLASAEGHWLMAGLRPSEAASHRLQARKALEAAAAIRPLGLDHQKLLSALGSVSNG